A single Nostoc sp. PCC 7107 DNA region contains:
- the hisH gene encoding imidazole glycerol phosphate synthase subunit HisH yields MPVIAVVDYDMGNLHSVCKGIEKAGATPKITDSAKEISLADAVVLPGVGAFDPAVQHLRERNLEQPIKDAIASGKPFLGICLGLQILFESSAEGTQPGLGIIKGKVRRFQHEPGITIPHMGWNQLEFTQPKSILWEHLPANPWVYFVHSYYVDPTDPQVRAATVTHGTQTITAAIAKENLMAVQFHPEKSSNIGLQILSNFVSQVREQIAA; encoded by the coding sequence ATGCCAGTTATTGCAGTCGTAGATTACGACATGGGAAATTTGCACTCAGTCTGTAAAGGCATAGAAAAAGCTGGGGCAACTCCTAAGATTACAGATTCTGCTAAAGAGATATCATTAGCAGATGCGGTAGTATTGCCAGGAGTTGGTGCATTTGATCCCGCAGTGCAACATCTCAGAGAACGGAATTTAGAGCAACCAATTAAAGACGCGATCGCTTCTGGTAAACCTTTCTTAGGAATTTGTTTAGGATTGCAAATTCTATTTGAATCAAGTGCAGAAGGAACCCAACCAGGGCTAGGAATTATCAAAGGAAAAGTCCGCCGATTTCAGCATGAACCAGGAATTACAATTCCCCACATGGGTTGGAATCAACTGGAATTTACTCAACCAAAAAGCATTTTATGGGAGCATTTACCTGCAAACCCTTGGGTTTATTTTGTGCATTCTTATTATGTTGACCCAACAGATCCGCAAGTTCGGGCTGCAACTGTTACCCACGGTACTCAAACTATCACAGCTGCTATTGCCAAAGAAAACCTGATGGCAGTGCAATTTCACCCGGAAAAATCATCTAATATAGGATTGCAAATCCTGTCTAATTTTGTTTCTCAAGTTCGTGAACAAATTGCCGCATAA